AGCtttattttgatctttatttctattttggatAATGTGAGGTAAACTCCATCGACTTTAATTTTTCTAAGGAGAGTTTTAACCATCGAGCTGAAAGTAAGTACATATATTCCAGAAATACCTGTGAGATACAATCGAATCTTTCTTCTATGATAGGAAATCTTTTTGTGACTATGTTTGGGGTGACAAACCCCAGACCTATTTCCTCTGTtgatttccattttgaaaataaaccaTATTTATATTTGGGAAAATTCTTCGTAATGGAGGTTGAATCTTTCAATAGCCATAAAGTGAACCATTCATTAAGTCAACAGAATGTGGTCTGTCTAGGTAATAAGACATGCTCATCCATTACAAACATCATTTCCCAAGCCTGGACATATCTCCACCATTAGTCTTGGATCTTCTTGAGTGATTGCACTGGACAGGTACCATAATATAGATAGGAAaagggaccaaaaaaaaaaacctcacagttCCTCCACGCTGTCTTCTGGCTCTCTTCCCAGAATGCCCGCTCTAAGGCACTGGGCACCGGTGCTGCCCATGTGTACAGTATTCCTATCTTCTACACACATGCGCTGTTTAGCTTCCTAACTCGCCGCATTGGTAAGAAGGTACTTCCAAGCATCCACATAATTTGTGCAAGTTTGTACCTTCTAGTGCCCTCCATGGTCAATTCTCTGGTGTATGGTGTCAAAACCTAGCAGATTTGTGACTGAGTGGTGACTTTCTCTTacataaaaaaatttatgaataGTAAAATATGTAAATGCAAAAATGCAGATTTATTTTGGTACAATGTGGCTCATGAAATCATGATGCATTAGTAATATCAAAATCTTGCTCCCAAAATGTTATTTCTCAATTTAGCAATTTTTTGTAGTTTAATATTTGATGttgtgctttttttctctttttttcttacattttcttattcttttagagAATACCTTTTGGAGAGTGTTTTTgataaatattagcaaatattgttattattatttttcttctatgtttaatGTTATTCAGAATATTCTATtatattcaaaaatgtaaaatgattagGCCAAGTATTGAAATCATTTTATGTTCGGCTCTgaaatttataatacatatttttcacAATTCCAAATCTGCAACCTGGTGTAAAATTTTGAACTAAACATCATTATTTCCAAGATGCCTTGTACTGAAAATAGAGCTAACAATAATGGCATAACACTCAGTTGATGATTACTGTGTGTTGGCTATGTATTAAGCCTTTCATATGTATCCACTTATTTAGTCCACAAAACTATACTGTGAGATTGCTGTTATTACCCTCTCTTTGTACAATTTAGGAAATGTAAGCACACAGAGGTAATGACAATTGTACAAGGAAACTCacctaaaaagtaaaaatgcagaATTGGAACCTATTCAATATCTATATCTCTATTCAATATCATTTCCTATACAGAAATCgtgaactttttatttattgtatgaACAAGAAGCTTATTACTCTTGATGTTTTATATATTATACCTCTATGTCTGCTCTTCTTATTCTAGATGTTGGGGTAGATTTCCGGAGACCTCCTCACTCCAGTATTTGATAAATTCTATTACAGTATTTTGGCAAACCCCAAACAAGGATTGTTGCTCCTGTTTTACTAATGTCCAATCAGTGCGGTCTCGTAACATTTAAAGTATGCTttcaaaaccaaagcaaaacttGAGGAGTTTGATACTTCTACTTTTCCACAtgtagtttccttttctttagctTCAGGAAATAAAACAATCGGAGCATTTTTATGAAGGACAAAACATAAAATCATCCATTAGGTAAGAAccttaattttaatttagatGAAATACACAAAGTGTCTTTAAACATTTCTgtactttatttaaaatgtgtttttccttGTAGATCATTTTCATGGGATAAGGGGCCTTGAGATGGaaattgttgaattttttcagtgtttctatatattttaaaaatatttgatgaacatttttatgttctgaaatgagttaatttattaaaattagatttttgtatttgtttcctaTAGCCTTATTCTTATTTCTTGAATCATTGAATATGTTTCATTAACTTTTGTATGTAATTGTACAGCAAATagttgtgatctttctttttgtacAATAATTGTGTATTTCTATGCATTTATTCAATGAGTGTATATTGAATGCTTATATCCAGTACTTAAGAACTAGGATTCTGAATAGAGAAAAGTAAAGTTCAAATACTGATTACATtacaaatatttgaataaaatttatttttaactttatatactattagttttatcatctgtcaaaggaaaaaaattatgtatgtgcTTTATAAGGTCAAGGTAAGGATTAAATGATGCAGTGAATGGGACAGGAATATCACAATAGTCAACAataactttcttcctttcttccttccttccttccttccttccttccctccctccctccctccctccctcccaccctccctccctccctccctctttctttctttctttctttctttctttctttctttctttctttctttctttctttctttctttctttctttctttcagagtttcactttgtcatcctcaaaaaagtgctgtggcatcctagctcacagcaacctcagactcttgagcacAAATGATCTGCTTgagtcagcctcccaggtagctggtattacaggcaaccaacacaatgcccagctagtttttctatttttagtagagatagggtatctctcttgctcaagctgtctTGAACTACTATTATGAAAGTCCCATAGGATATGCTCAAGGAGtgcacccgtctcagcctccctacaTACTGGAGTTAGTGatataatagaaattaaaatataaaggtcAATAATCATAGGTACATTTCCAGATGCATAAATGTAGCTAGAAACTGGATATATTTACAAGAAAATCTTATTCCCTTAACTTAACGTGTCTAAAATTGGACAATTTGCACTTATTCTCCCAACAAAACTCCCCTGCTAAACTTCTTATGTCAAGGTACCCAAGTTACTGAAATTAGTAATCTGTCATGTGATAAAGTATAAGAGAGTAAAATACATGCTAAAATGATACGATAAGCCaagtagtaaaaaaataaattagttaatttgaaacacccacacacacacaaaaaaagacaaaagatgaaTATCAGGTATTGCTGAGAGAAATAATGTAATGAAGCTTAAAAATGGTGCAGTTGATTATGGAACACCAAAAATAACAATGAGCCAGAGGGGGAAAAATCAATCATGACCTTTTGGAGGAGGTGTCAAGGAAAGGCTGACCTGAGTCTTGAAGAAAGATGATGTTTTTACCAGGTAAGAAAACAAAGCAACTGTGTCTGAGTAGAGGTAACGTCACAATGAACATACATAGACATagtaagaaaagtgaaaaaacatcTGGAAGAGAGTGacttaataaaagcaaaaagagaagaaaatttcaaagaaaatcatacaATTAGAAAAGCAGTAGAGGACatctaataaaaaaacaaagcaacaaaaagTGTAGCATATGTCACTGTGAAGGTCAAAGCAAACAAAGGACAGTGGAATAATTATGGTGAAAGTCCCATAGGATATGGTATTCGTGGATGCTCTAGATCTAAGTAATAAATCTAGCCTCAATCatgaatttattaattaaatggcAGCACTATATTTTGTATAGTGCTTATATTCCATTTGGTTAACCACACAGAATACGAATTTCATGCCCATATGACATCTACTAGCTCATACACCAAAAACAGGTTGCTGCCTAGTTGGAGAAGTGCCATATCAACCAGTTTATGTGCTATCTATGAACACTTTTTCCCTACCATGGTAAACTTGGAAAATTATGAAGAAACTGCCTGGACAACAAAGCTTGAAATATTATTCACCAACTATTCTTTTATAtcgaaaaaattaattaaatgagaTTAGCTATATATTACCCAGTGCGATGTAACCATTCCTAATTTTAcatgaaatcagtacattgtaccaaataaattcattaatgtacatatgatctatgtgtttatgatttatttaaaaaagattgCTGATCTATAATTTAGAGCAACAGCTGGATACATTGTAAGATCTAAGTTACTAATATCactgtataattttctttattgtttactATAAAAGTTCTatcaaaatttttataataattacatTATACAATCGATAAAAACATCTGCATCTAAACTTTTGGTAAGATAATGCTCTACTTTATTATCaagcatttcctttttatttttattattatttttttattgttgtggattcattgagggtacaataagccaggttacactgtttgcaattgttaggcaaagtccctcttgcaatcatgtcttgcccccataaagtgtgacacacaccaaggccccaccctccctccctctctccctctttctgcttttcctcccccctccccataaccttaattgtcattaattgtcctcatataaaaattaagtacataggattcatgcttctccattcttgtgatgctttactaagaataatgtcttctacttccatccagattaatatgaaggatgtaaagtctccatttttttttaatagctgaatggtatacatgtaccacagcttgttaatccattcctgggttggtgggcattcaggttgtttccacattttggcgattgtaaattgagctgcaataaacagtctagtacaagtgtccttatgataaaaggatttttttccttctgggtagatgccccataatgggattgcaggatcaaatgggaggtctagcttgagtgctttgaggtatctccatacttccttccagaaaggttgtactagtttgcagtcccaccagcagtgtaaaagtgttcccttctctccacatccacaccagcatctgcagttttgagagtttgtgatgtgggccattctcactggggttagatgatatttcagggttgttttgatttgcatttctctaatatatagagatgatgaacattttttcatatgtttgttagccattcgtctgttatctttagagaaggttctattcatgtctcttgccctttttatttttattttttttattgttgggaattcattgagggtacatgaCACCAGGTAAcaccaattgcatttgttagttaaagtccctcttacaactgtGTCTTGCTCCAaaatgtgtgtcacacaccgaggtcctaccctctccctccttccctctctgtgctctTACCTTCTCCaagcccctctctccttccttctctgtgctctccccttccctcacccccaccgtgtcattaattgtcctcatatcaaaatcgagtgcataggattcatgcttctccattcttgtgatgctttactaagaataatgttttccatttccatccaggttaatacaaaggatataaaatctccatctttttaatggctgaatagtattccatggatttatataccatagcttgttcatctattcctgggttggtgggcatttaggctgtttcaacatttttgcaattgtaaattgagctgtgataaatagtctagttcaagtgtccttatggtaaaaggattattttacttgtgagtagatgcccagtagtgggattgcaggataaaatgggaggtctaggttgagttctttgaggtttctccacacttccttccaaaaaggttgtattagtttgcagtccctcagcagtataaaagtgttcccttctctccatatccacgccagcatctgcagttttgagatttttgtgatgtgagcccttctcactagggttagatgatatattagggtggttttgatctgcatttgtctaataattagtgatgatgagcattttttcatatgtttgctagccatttgtctgtcttctttagagaaggttctattcatctctcttgctcattgatatatggaattgttggatAGGAAAAACAATGCAaggtatcggcctggggaaaaactttatgaagaagacatctgtggcaattgcaacaacaacaaaaataaacaaatgggacttacttaaactgaaaagcttctgtacagctaaggacacaaaataaaagcaaataacttacacaatgagaaaggatattttcatattttgaatcagacaaaagcttgataactaggatctatggagaactcagaGTCATCCAGCATTTTCATCTAGCGTTTGCATATTTATATGCAAAATTTATTGTATAGTGTAGTTTTAAGAATTTATAACCATTACAATAAGTAAGTGAGCATACATCTACATAATTCAGAAATGAATGATGTCCAATAAGGAatcaatattttttcctttgaactaATAGTTGTGGTTATGACAGAGTACCTTTAAACCCATCATTTAATCAGATCTTAATTCCAATTAAGTAAATATGTAAATTCCTAATACAAAAGTATTCATTATTTCATGCACTATCCTCAGAAGTTTCATGATTATAGTTCATATAcctaagaaaaaattacaaaagaaaaaacctaaaAGCTAACGACTTTTCTTCAACTCATCAGTGAAATGAGATTATAAGAACAATTCCTACCCCTAAATCAGCCAAGTCAGGACAACAAAGTCAATGTCAGTTAACTGAAAGTGGCATGacttgaataattttaaattatgctgCTCTGCAATAATGTTAGAAGAAATCAAAAtgagacaagaaaaaaagatataggtTACAGACTCAAATctaaccaaagaaagaaaaatcactggaaaataataaatttggataaacataaaaaaaactttgatatttttattagttGATTCAATAGATAACTCaaagtaataatagtaaaatgGTGCTAGGTGATTAAGAGGCatggataaataaaacatggaatAGATCCAGGAATgctggcttacacctgtaatcttggactctcagaggccaaggcagttggattgattgagctcaggagttggagaccagcctgcacaagagtgaaACCCTTAATCCAAggctagctgggagttgtggcaggtgcttacaGACCCAactatttggcaggctgaggcaagaggatcacttgagtccatgaattttatttgctgtgtgctatgatgccatggcactctaccaagggtagcaaattgagactgtatctcaaataaataaataaaaaaataattaaatcacaAGAGGGAAAAGTAATACTATAAGGGATGGAAGCAAAGAATTGGGAAAACTTCATTTTAAGGTGACTGCACAATCTATGAACAGTCCAGTATGTGTATTAATTGAAATAGAGCTTAGCTCTCATTTtaggtgcacaatgtaagggtacacagcacccCCGTCTGGGTGAAGAActcatctacaacttgaacttcccTGATAAATGCAAACACCGTAACTTAATCATGAATATTGTCATATTAATctgtaataaaaaagtaaataatgacTCACTAGTTTAATCATGTTTTATATGTATGCTACAACTCTTTAAAGTGTTTATAAAAGTAGGTAATGAAGTACTCTATAATATGAAACttggaaaaattttaagaagaaaaaaagaaaatgagtttggATTAACTCTAAATGTATACTGAAAGCTCTGGGCAACTACCAAACCCTTTAAAGTAGTGTAATCGATAATATCGAGAGAAGAGAAATTGAATcttataatattttcaattaaatcccgagaaaatggggaaaaaagggtGGTGGGGGGAAGAACAAATAAATCCAATTAATGGGAAACAATTACAAATGTGGTATACAGTAATTGAATTATATCAATAAAACTTTAATCTTTGAGTTATCCAAATACACCAATTAATAACTCAGGTGTTTTGGCCAGATGCGGAAGCTCattactgtaatcctagcactctgggaaaccaaggtgggAATATTCCTTGATCTCgagagtttaagaccaggctgagcaaggcTGAAACCCCCTCTacactaaaactagaaaaattagtcaagctTCATGGCAAGGGCCTAAAattccagttgcttgggagaatgaaggaggaggatcccgtgaacccaggagtttgagtttcctgtgagctaggctgatgccacagcagttTACACTGAGGTAAAAgattgagagtctgtctcaaaaaaaaaaaaatacaaagtaacgGATTAAAAACTTCAGTTTACACCCATGTGTACTGTGtataaattattaaacaaattaactttaattataaaaatatataaatgttaaaattaaaagtacagaAAATGCAGGCAATGTTACCTAACAAAAAGAAAGTTGCACAGTCTATATTAATGTTAGACAAAGcagacttaaaagaaaatgatgagaaataaaatggtcatgatataataataaaagttcagccccacaaaatgaataaaaattagtcaTGTGTGTAAATTTAACAACAGAGAATCATATGATAACATGTGGGCAAAAGTGACAAAAATTCAGTGTGATACAGACAAATCCACTGTTGGAACTGTAGGTTGAATGTTCCTCTTTCATAAACTTATCAAGCAGAAATGGCTTATTCTAGGACTGACACAGACAATATCCAAGATGAACCTGGAGCATCTTTTAGAGCCATGAGGTATGCAGTGCTAATACACACAaactcatatacacacacaaacatacacacccACACCACTCACATGGGAACAGAAGGCAAGTCAAAGAGCCACCAGTGATCAAACTGAAACGActtaagcaagaaaataaatgaggaaattgtgttgggcgagttttttatgagaaggaccccccaggcaattgaagctgcttcaaaaatacactattgggacttgatcaaactaaaaagcctctgcacagccaagaacacagtaagtaaagcaagcaaacagccctcagaataggagaagatatttgcaggttatgtctctgacaaaggtttaataaacagaatccacagagaactcagacgcattggcaagaaaagaacaaggggtcccatcgcaggctgggcaagggacttgaagagaaacttctctgaagaagacaggtgcacggccttcagacatatgaaaaaatgctcatcatctttaatcatcagagaaatgcaaatcaaaactactttgagatatcatctaactccagtgagactagcctatatcacaaaatcccaagaccagagatgttggtgcggatgtggagaaaaaggaacacttttgcactgctggtgggaatgcaaattaatacattccttttggaaagagatatggagaacacttagagatctaaaaatagatctgccattcaatcctgtaatccctctactgggcatatacccagaagaccaaaaatcacaccataacaaacatatttgtaccagaatgtttattgcagcccaattcataattgctaagtcatggaaaaagcccaagtgcccatcgatccacgaatggatcaataaattgtggtatatgtacaccatggaatattatgcagccttaaaaaagatggagactttacctctttcatgtttatatggatggagctggaacatattcttctcagtaaagtatctcgagaatggaagaaaaagtatccaatgtactcacccctactatgaaactaatttaggaccttcacatgaaagctataacccagttacaacttaagaatagggagaagggggaaagggaggggagggaggagagaggtaggggaagggagggggattaatgggattacacctgcggtgcatcttacaagggtatatgtgaatcctagtaaatgtggaatgtaaaggtctcagcaaaataactaagaaaatgctacaaaagctatgttaactagtgtgatgaaaatgtgtcaaacgatctatgaaccaagtgtatggtgccccatgatcatattaatgtacacagctatgatttaataaaaataaaaaaagggaaaaaaaagaaaataaatgaggagTACTGGTTTGTTACATATAATCTGAAGAGTAATGTAAATATCCATAAAGTCATACTGATAGAAAAATGATGAAGTAAATTAATCAGAGGGGGACAACAAATGTCCTCCACATGAAGAATTTGACACTATTTATTAAAAGCTATCAATTATATATTTATAGCTATTCCAAATATAAACAAGAGGAACATAAACTTGTACTCCTTCAATGTGAACTGCATATAATGTCTTCAAAGAGTCCCCTTTGGAAATGggactaacaacaacaaaaaaaagaacaaaggaaagattTCCACagtaaagaaatatgaaaatgtgcaACCTCCCTCAAGTAATCAAGGTAAACATACATAGTGCTAAATTATGTTGATAGCAGGTACCCTTGAAAACAAGGGGATCAAAATAGCACTTTAACTCTCATCTTCCCCCCACTCACACATAACCAAACTCTGATTTTACCAAAGGTGTAAGATAAATTGTATTACAAGGAAATCATACAAAATACTTGAATAGTATTCTTCAATAGTGTTAAGGTCATTAGAATAAAGGGAAGTATGAGATTTTTTCATAGCCAAGATGAAGCTAAGGAGATTCATATAAATGTACTGTTGCATTGGGGGCAAAaaggaaattcagaaaagaactaagaaaatattcttaaaatctaTAGACTATTAATTTATTCCATTCTATTCTATTAATAGTCAATTTGTTAATTGTAACCAATATGCCACCCTCGTGTAGAATAGTAACATGGCAACTCTTTACATGATGTATGCATTCAAGTGATTGTAATTCCAAATATGTTCTAAAAATAAAGTGTGTAAAATGCATTCAAACGTCACAGAACAAAAGAGACTTCCCAGTGCTCAGATCATCATAGGACAAAGACCAGTGGAAGATGTGAatggtgatgataataataatgatgtcaGTGttcaaaatttgagaaaaaaattagtgatAGTTCATTATCATTGCGATTATAAGCTTTAAAACTCATTTATGTGGTGTTAAAGTACTTGAtgcactaaatatttttaattggagtATAACACTTAAATTTTGGTGTATGTTTAAGGAAGTATTTACACTGAATGATTAAGAAAGGTCTTCAGGAATTGAAAGATATTCTTAGGGATTTTTGTTTCTATGATATCTATTGACCAACAAATTTTGTCAGCACACTAGTATGGTAAGCAGTATACTTCAGTGTATCCATAAAAATAGTACAAATAATTTAGTTTCACATACATTAGAATTATAATAGGTTAGATTACATTTCTTATGCAATGGCACTGATACTTCTTGATATTTTTAGAACCAACCAATTAACACACAGTACaaagagggaagtaaaagtcaatgaaaatcaaagggaaggggaagaaggaaaaaaagcctaACCTAAGGGTAAAATGAACACTATTTGTGTGATGGACACATTTATAACTGAAATGcaagcattacaaaagttatCCATGCAACATAAAACATTTGTGCCCCCTATGATTAACAAAACCAAGgctaaaacattaatatttactCTTCCTTATAAATCATGGCTATTACTGAAAGCACATAAAACTGTAAACAAATATTCATAACTTTTCCCTTGGTATTATCAATTGGTTAAATACGACTAGTTCTGTGTGCTTTAATTTTATAGCCAAAACAAAAGATATTATCTAGGAGTTAAAGTCTTATTGCCTTGAATGCAAAACTAAAACTTCATATTTTAGCACACGGTGAACTGGAGGAAAGCACAGATTCTCATCAAGAAGAAGAGTGTTTCAGAGTGACATTTTGTTATTTAAGCAGGATactgaaaaatcaagaaacactCTTAGGGAAGAAGATCTTAGATACTCCATCGCGAATTTGTTTGGTCTTTACTCCATATATGATAGGATTGAGCAAAGGTGGAACAAGTAGGTAAAGGTTTGACAGAAGAATATGAATGTAGGATGGAATGTGGAACTTAAACCTATGTgtaaagaaggagaagaaaccCAGGGCATAAAACTCAAGGAAGACAACAATGTGGGCGATGCAGGTGTTGAAGGCCTTTAGCCTAGCTTCCTTTTGAGGAAGATTAAAGACAGTTATAAATATTCGAATGTAGGACAAAGTGATACATATTATATCCAGTCCAAGTATACTGAAAGCTACAAACAAACCATAGATTTTATTGATATGAACATCTTCTGCTGCCAACTTCACAATGGCCATATGCTCGCAGTATGAATGGGAGATCACGGTAGTCAGGTAGAATTTCAGTCGGCATTTGATGAGGATAACACATGGAGCTGCAAGAAGGCCTGCTCTAAGTGTCACCCCAATCCCAATATTAATGAGAAGTTGGTGAGTAAAAATGGCTGCATGTCTCAGAGGATCACAGATTGCCACATAGCGGTCCAGAGCCATGGCCAGCAAAATACCTGACTCGATACACTGGAATGTGTGGATGAACCACATCTGCAAGAGACAGGCATCAAAGTATATCTGTTCCAAATGAAACCAGAATATTCCTAGCATTTTAGGTAGGATGGAGGTACTGAGGACAATGTCTGTTGCTCCAAGCATTGCCAGGAAGATGTACATGGGTTCATGGAGGCTGCTCTCAGCTTTGATGACGACCAGGAGCAGGGAATTACCAAACAAAGCAATGATATACATGGCACAGAAAGGAATTCCAATCCAGAATTGCACAGATTCCAAGCCAGGGATGCCAACAAGTGTCAACACCGGAGGCCTGAAGACTGTCCCATTTTGCTTGAGCATGTTGGCTTAAGGATCCTTGGCTGGTAACTTCTGATTCAGTCTGGCCGTATTTGTTGGTACCTCTCTTCTGTTTTGTGTTCTCACCTAGATTTATACAACCAGAGACTGAATGTGGTTTCATGCGGAATTTTTCAGACATATCGAATTACTGCTGAGTTAACTAAGTAGATATAGGAATGCCTAGAtaaattagatagatagatagataattttttcttttttttgaggcactcACACTCccttgtcctgagtagagtgtgtggcatcatagttcacagtaacctcaaacgcgtggggtcaagagatcctctttcctcagcctcccaagtagctgagacaacaggcccCCTTCACAATGCCCGGACAGTGTctccacttttagtagagactaggggtctcactcttcttcaggttgttctcgaattcctgagctcaagaaataaaCACActttggcctttcagagtgctgggattacaggttgagCTACCGAGCCTGGTCTGACTTCCGACTTCGTATGTTTTATCTCGGTTTTCAGTTCTCTGTTGTatctattcttttctctctctctccctccctctttctgtctctcggtctctgtctgtctctctctgtacCTGTACCTATGCCTCTCTCTCTGt
This is a stretch of genomic DNA from Nycticebus coucang isolate mNycCou1 chromosome 14, mNycCou1.pri, whole genome shotgun sequence. It encodes these proteins:
- the LOC128565610 gene encoding olfactory receptor 52A5-like codes for the protein MLKQNGTVFRPPVLTLVGIPGLESVQFWIGIPFCAMYIIALFGNSLLLVVIKAESSLHEPMYIFLAMLGATDIVLSTSILPKMLGIFWFHLEQIYFDACLLQMWFIHTFQCIESGILLAMALDRYVAICDPLRHAAIFTHQLLINIGIGVTLRAGLLAAPCVILIKCRLKFYLTTVISHSYCEHMAIVKLAAEDVHINKIYGLFVAFSILGLDIICITLSYIRIFITVFNLPQKEARLKAFNTCIAHIVVFLEFYALGFFSFFTHRFKFHIPSYIHILLSNLYLLVPPLLNPIIYGVKTKQIRDGVSKIFFPKSVS